Genomic window (Achromobacter sp. B7):
GTATGTGCGGTGCAATTGGCCAAGCTGGCTGGCGCCGAAGTCATCGCTTGCGTGGGCACGCCGGAAAAAGGCGAGGCACTGCGCGCGCTGGGCGCCGACCACATCATCCTGTACACCGAGGAAGACTTCCTGAAGGCCGTGCAGGAACGCTTTGGCCGCCCTGCCCGCCGTCGCGGCGCCAAGTCGGGCGGCGTGGATGTCGTGGTGAATTTCACCGGTGGCGACACGTGGGTCAAATCGTTGCGCTGCCTGCGCCTGGGCGGCCGCCTGCTGACCTGCGGCGCCACGGCGGGGTTCGACCCCAAGGAAGACCTGCGATACATCTGGACGTTCGAACTTCAGATACGCGGCTCGAACGGCTGGGACCGCGACGACCTGCATGAGCTGCTGGAGCTGGTGCGCAGCGGCAGGCTGCACGTGCAGGTGGACCGTACCTGGCCGCTGGCGCAAGGCGCTCAGGCATTGGCATCGCTGGAAGATCGCAAGATCGTCGGCAAAGTGCTGGTGACTTCATGAGCGCGGTGCTGAACGCCAGCCAGATACAGGCCAAATTCGACGATTCGCCCTTCATCGCATGGCTGGGCCTGTCTGTCAGCGCCGTGGATCACGAGCGCGGCGAACTGACCGTGCTGGCGCCGATGCGGCCGGAGTTCGAACGGGGTGCCGCCAGCGGCCAATGGCATGGCGGCCCGTTGGCCGCCGTGATCGACACGGTAGGCGATTTTGCCGTCGGCATGCTGCTGGGCCGTGGCCTGCCCACCATCAACTTTCGCGTCGACTACCTGCGGCCCGCCATCAACACCGGGCTGACCGCCGTGGCGCGCGTGCGCCGCAATGGTCGCAGCGTCGGCGTGGCGGATGTGGACCTCTACAACGATCAGGGCGCGCTTGTCGCCATCGGCCGCGCTACCTACGCCACGCTCAGCCAAGGCTGATAGCGCAACACCATAAGGATGCCCATCATGACTCAAGCCCCGCGCCTCGGAAGGCGCGCCTTCCTGACCCGAACCGCCGCAAGCGGCCTGGCCGCCAGCGCGCTGGGCGCGGTGCCGCGCACGCTGCTCGCCGCCACCGCCCAAGCGGGTACGGACGCCGGCCCGCCGCGCAAGGGTGGCACGCTGGTCGCGAGCTGGGGCGGCCTGGAGCCGCAAGCGTTGTTCGTGCCCGGCGGCGGCGGATCCAGCCCTTTTCAGACGTCCACCAAGATTCTGGAACGGCTGCTCAAGCTGGATGCCGACTTGAAATTCCAACCGGCGTTGGCGCTAAGCGTGACCCCGGCGGCGGACTTTCGCAGCTACACCATCAAGCTGCGCGAAGGGGTCACCTGGCATGACGGCACGCCCTTCACATCCGCCGACGTGGTCTACAACGTGTTGCAGCACTGGAAGCCAATTTCCGCCGGCATCGCGCTGAAGTCGTTGGCGGACGCCACTGCCCCGGACGCGCACACGGTTGTGCTGACGTTCAACGCACCGGTGCCGGAGTTCTTTTTGAAGTCCACGTTGTCCGGCCAGTATCAGCTGCTGGTTCCCAAGCATCTGTATGACGGCAAGGACCTGATCACCAACCCACTGAACAACACGCCCATTGGCACGGGCCCATGGAAATACGGCAAATGGGTGCGCGGCAGTCACGTGGAATACCTGCGCAACGACCAGTATTGGAAGCCGGGCGAACCGAATCTGGACAAGCTGATCATCCGCTGGTGGTCCGACCCGGCCTCGCGCGGCGCCGCGTTGGAAACGGGGGAGCTGGGCCTGGCCTATTCCAACCCCGTGCCGGCGCGCGACATCGACCGCCTGGTGAAAACCGGCAAGGTCGTGGTGGACACGCGGGGCTACCAGAACACCGCGTGGACCGTCACGGTGGAATTCAATCAGCGCCGCGACATTGTCAACCGACGCGAAGTCCGCCAGGCCATTCTTCATGCCATCGACCGCCAGTTCATCGTCGACACGATCTACTACGGCCGAGGCAAACCCGCCATCGCCCCCGTCTTCAGCAGCAACCCGCTGTTCTACACCGAGGACGTGCCGCGCTACCCCTTCGATCCGAAGAAGGCCGCCGCCTTGCTGGACGCGGCGGGCCTGCCCGTCAAGGACGGCAAGCGCTTCACCGTGAACCTGGTGGCAGCCGCGTGGTTTGAAGAGAACGCCAAGCTGGGCCAGTACCTGAAGCAGGCGCTTGAAGACGTGGGCATTGCCGTGAAGCTGGATTCGGTGGACCGCGCCACGGCGCTCAAGCGCATTTATGGGGATTACGACTACGACATCGCGGTGGCCAACTTCACGTCGCCGCTGGAATTGGTGCCGACCGTGACGCAGTTCTTCACCACCGACGGCATTGTCAAAGGCGCCGCCTTTCGCAACGCCACGGGGTATTCGAGCCCCGAGATGGACGCCGTGGTGGCCAAGCTGGCGGTCGAGACCGCGCCCGAGGCCCGCAAGGCGCTGGCCGCGCAATTCGCGCGCCTGGCCTCGACCGACGTGCCGCTTGTGCCGCTGGTTGAAATCCAGTCTTTCACGCTGGCCGGCAAGAACGTACGCAACTTCACCACCGGCGCCAACGTCCAGGGCGAAACCCTGGCCGATGTCTGGTTGCAAGCGTAAGAGGCCCGCCATGCCCTTGCGCCTGATCTTGCGCCGCCTGCTCCAGGCCGTACCGCTGCTGCTGGGCGTGGTGGTGCTTAACTTCGCCCTGATCCAATCCGTGCCCGGCACGTTCTTGGACGTGATGACGGCCGAGCAGCAGGTCACCGACCCGGCGCTGATCGAGCGGCTGCGCGTGACGTACGGACTGGACCGGCCGCCGACGGTGCAATTGCTGAAATACATCGGATCGGTTGCCAGCCTGGACTTCGGCTACTCGTACCGGCATAACCTGCCAGTGCTTGATGTGATCCTGGCGCACCTGCCGGCCACGCTGGTGCTGATGCTGGCCAGCATCGCCATCGCCGTGCTGGTGGGCATGGCGGCGGGCATCGTGTCCGCCATCAAGGTCAACACGTGGTGGGACAGTGCGGTCTCGGCGTTTGCCGTGCTGTGCTTTGCCGCGCCCAGCTTCTGGCTGGGCATCATGTTGATCATTCTGTTTTCCGTGAAGCTGGGCTGGTTTCCCGTGGGCGGCATGGTCACCATCGGCTTGGATGGCGGATGGTGGACGCAGGCGCTGGATGTGCTGCACCACCTGGCGCTACCCGCCATTGCACTGGGCCTGTTCTATTCGGCGGCGTATGCGCGCGTGATGCGGGCATCGATGCTGGAAGTCAGCCGCATGGACTACGTGCGCACCGCCCATGCCAAGGGCCTGACGCGTACGGCCGTGGTGCTTCGACACATTCTGCGCAACGCGATGTTGCCCATCGTTACGCTGCTGGGCCTGCAACTGGGTGCGGTGCTGGGCGGCAGCATCGTGGTCGAAGCTGTATTCAGTTGGCCGGGCATCGGCGGCGTACTGTTCGACAGCGTCATGAGCCGGAACTACCCGGTGGTGCTGGGCATTCTGGTGCTCAGTTCCTTCGTGGTGGTGGTTGCCAACATCATCGTCGACCTGCTTTACACGCGGATGGATCCGCGCATCAAGGCTGCCTGATATGTGCACATCCCCTGCATTTTCCGCCGTGCCCGCTACCCGGCTTGCGCCCCCGCCCGCATCGTTCGCGGCCCGATTCATGCGCAATCGCGGCGCGGTGGCCGGCGCGATCGTCTTGCTGCTGGTGGCGCTGCTGGCGGCCGGCGCGGGCTGGCTGTATCCGACCAATCCGCTGCGTATTGTGGCTGTGCCCGAGATCTGGCCTTTTGAATCCTGGCGTTACCCCCTGGGCACGGATTCGATGGGACGCGACATTGCCGCCCTGATCGCGCACGGCGCGCGCGCCACGCTGTTGATCGGTCTGGTCGCGGCCGCCGCCGCCACGCTGATCGGCGTGAGCATCGGCGCGGCGGCCGCCTGGTTCGGCGGCTGGGTCGACGAAGCCCTGATGCGCGTCACCGAGCTGTTCCAGATCGTTCCGAACGTGGTTTTCGTGCTGACGGTGGTATCGATTCTGGGACCGCATATCGAAGCCATCACGCTGGCGGTCGGGCTGGTGTCCTGGCCGCCCATTGCCCGGCTGACGCGCGCCGAATTCCTGTCATTCAAAGAGCGGGAATTCGTGCAGGCGTGCCGCGCGGTCGGCATGAACCCGTTGCGCATCGTGGCCGGCGAGATCCTGCCCAACGCGCTGCCCCCCGTCATCGTCATGTCTTCGCTGGTTGTGGCGGGCGCCATTCTGTATGAATCCGTCGTGTCGTTCCTGGGGCTGGGCGATCCCAACATTGCAAGCTGGGGCCGGCTGGTCGGCGAAGGCCGCAGCCTGATCCGATCTTCCTGGTACATCTGCGCCGTGCCGGGCGTGGCCATCATGCTTGCCGTGCTGTCGCTGAACCTGGTTGGCGACGGCCTGAACGACGCGCTCAACCCCAAGCTGCATAAGCAGTAGCCCCCACCGCCGGAACATTTTCATGACGCATACCCTGAACAACCTGGGCGACCTGACGGACCCAAGCGTGCCCGCCGATCTGCCCGCCATCGTAGACCTGCGCACCTCCGATGCCCCCGTCCATTACTCGCACGGGCAGATACGCGAACGCGCCGGCGGCGTGGCCGCATGGCTGACGGCACGCGGGCTGCCGGCGGGTTCGCGCATTGCCATCGCGGCGTTGAACCGCGCCGAATATCTGATTGCGTATTTCGGCATCATGCGCGCCGGCTTCGTGGCCGTGCCGATCAACATCAAGCAGACGCAAGAGAACATCGATTACGTCATCCGTGACGCGGACATCGCGCTGGCGTTCGTCGATACCGCACGCCGCGCATCGTTCGAGAACACCGTGCCCGTACTGGACTTCGACGACCCGGGGCCAGAGGGCTTTGCCGCGCAGATTCAGCCCGCGCACTTTGCCAGCGTGACGCCCGCTTCCGAAGACGTCGCGCAGATGCTTTACACGTCCGGTTCCACCGGCAAGCCCAAGGGCGTGCCGCTGACGCACGCGGGGCAGTTATGGGCGCTTGCCGCCACCTCGGGCGCCGCGCCCCGACGCGAGCGTCAAGAGCGCTATCTTCTGGCACAACCCCTGTTTCACATGAATGGGCTCTTCATGGCCAAGCGCGCGTTCGCCAGCAACAGCCTGCTGGTGATCCAGCCCGCGTTCGACGTCAGCGCCTATGCCGACGCGCTGGAACGCTATCGCATCACCGTGCTGACGGCCGTGCCGACGATGTTCGCACGGCTGGTCAAAGAGCCCGGCTTGCTGCGTGACCGCGACTTGTCGGCGTTGGGGCGCGTCATGCTGGGATCCGCTCCCATGACCGTTGCGCTTTATCAGCGCATACAAGAAGCGTTGCCGCAGGCCACCATCACGCACGGCTACGGCACCACGGAAGCCGGACCCGCCGTGTTCGGCCCGCATCCCGCCGGCTTGCCCACGCCGCCGCTATCGGTGGGGCACCCCCTGGACCCTTCGCAAGTGCGGTTGGCGGACGGCCCGAGCGCCGATGAGGGCGTGCTGCTGATGAGCAATCCGGCGGTGTTGTCCGGCTATCACAACCTGCCTGAAAAAAGTGCGCAGGTGCTGCAAGACGGTTGGTATTACAGCGGCGACGTCATGCGCCGCGACGCGGACGGCTTCTATTATTTTGTCGGGCGCGCGGACGACATGTTCGTATGCGGCGGCGAGAACATCTATCCCGTTGAAGTGGAAAAGCTGCTTGAGTTGCATCCCGATGTGCGCCAAAGCTGCGTGGTGCCGCTGGCCGACGAAGAACGCGGCCAGATCCCGGTCGCCTTTGTCGTGCGCCGCGACGGCAGCGCGTTGGATGCCGACGGCCTGAAGCAACATGCCCTGGCCAATGGGCCCGCCTATCAACACCCGCGCCGCATCCGATTCGTCAGCGAATTGCCGTGGGCCGGCACCAACAAGGTGGATCGCAACGCCTTGCTGTTGCAGGCGCGCCAGCTGGAAGCGCATCAGGCATGGACAAGCTACGAAACGGAGGCCGCATGAGCCAGAACCAAACCCCGGACAGTCTTGTCGGCAAGACAGCGTTGGTCACGGGCGCCAGCCGTGGCATTGGCCGCGCCATTGCGTTGGCGCTGGGCAAGCGCGGCGCGCATGTTGCCGTCCACTACAACGCCGCGGGCGACGCTGCGATTGAAGTCGCCGGCCTGATCCAGCGCGAAGGCGGCCACGCGTGGACGCTGCAAGCCGATCTTTCCCAGGCGGACGGGGCCACCACGCTGGCGCGCGATCTGCGCCGCACTTTGCTGGAACGCAATGGCGTGGATGGGCTGGACATTCTGGTGAACAATGCGGGCGTGGGGCTGCGCGCGCTGCTTGCAGATGTTGCGCCGCAAGACTTCGACCGCGTGCTGCAAGTGAATCTGAAGTCGCCCTTTTTTTTGATCCAGCAGACCCTGCCGTTCCTGCGCGACAACGGCCGCATCATCAATATTTCGTCGATGGGCACGCGGGCTGCCTACCCGGAAATGAGCGTCTATGCGCCTGCCAAGGCGGGGCTTGAAGCGTTGAGCCTGCTGCTGGCCCAGCAGTTAGGCGAGCGCGGCATTACGGTGAACGCCGTTTTGCCCGGCGCCACCAGCACGGACTTGAACCCACGTGCACGCGACCCGGAGCTTAGCCGAGTCATCGCCAAGAGCGTAGCGCTGGGCCGCGTGGGTCAACCCGAGGATATCGCCGACATCGTTGCTTTCCTGGCGTCGGATCAAGGGCGCTGGATCACTGGCCAACGCATCGACGCCACCGGCGGGCAGCGGCTGTAAATCTGGCGAGCGCGACGCGCGGCATCAATCCCCGCCGTCGCCGTTGCTGGCCAGGCGCGCCCCCGCGCGCACGATGCCGCAACGCTTGTGCGCCCGCATCACCACGCCGACTTCGCTGTTTAGCACGCCGTCCAGTTCGCCCAGGCGGCGTGTGGTCACTTCCCACAGATGCAGGCTGTCGCGGCACAGCACGTGCCAGAACAACTGCGACGCCCCGCTGGTGCCGAACAGGCAGCGGGTGTGCGGGTCCAGCGCCAGATGCGCCGCCATGGCGTCGACGGCTTGCGGCCGCACCTGCACCGAGATCACCGCCTCAACCGGAAAGCCCACCAACGCGGGCTCCACCTCAACGCGAAAGCTCAGTGCCCGGCGTTCGACCAGGTGGGAAAGCAGGCGCTGCGCGGTGGGTTCGCTGACGCCGGCCTGCTCGGCCAGTTCGGCCAGGCTGGCGCGGCCGTCGCGCATCAGATGGGCCACCATGCGCGACTCTGCATCGCTTAACGCGGCGGGCGGCTGGGCCTGCGGCGCGTCCGGCACGGCGTCCGGTTGCGCCTGGATGCGCCACTGCCCGGCACGACGAAATGGGCGCAGCACCAGCCGCGCTTCCACATGTTCGACGCCGTCGATCGACGGCAGCACGCGGGTGACCACGTCGGGCATGTCGGCCGCATCGCCCAGGGTCAGTTCGGCCATCAGGTCGGCGGTGCCGGCCAGCGTGACGACCAGCTGGCTGATGTCCAGCCTCGCCAACTGTTCGGCCACCTCAGGCACGCGGCCGGACCGGCAGCGCACCCACGCGTGCAACACCACGCCCTGCCCCATGACCAACGGGTCAGGTTCGGCAATGACGCGCAGCGCGTCGGCGTCCATCAAGCGGCGGATGCGACGCGCCACGGTACGTTCGGCGATGCCGGTGGCCGCGCCCAGCTCGCGCCAGGACGCGCGGGGGTCTGCCTGCAACGCGATCAGGCAGGCCAGATCGGTGTCGTCCAGCGCCGGCATTAGGGGCTTACCCTTACTTGACGTGACTATATTCATTAATCTAACGTTCGCGCATTGATAAAAACACAAAATTAAACGGTCTTTTTGACCAAAAATAAATTCTTATGTTGAGGACGTCATGAGCAGCCCATCCGCAACCTTGCGCAGCAAGCAAGGGGTAAGCGCCGCGCCCGCCGCCGCGCTTGCCGCCGCGCCCATATCCCGGTCACGCACCATCCTGGCCGGTAGTGTAGGCAATGCGGTCGAATGGTTCGATTGGACCATCTACGCGTCGTTCGCCATCTTTTTTTCGGGCCAGTTCTTTCCAGAAGGCAATGAAACCACCGCGCTGCTTGCCACCTTCGGCATCTTCGCGGTGGGGTTTTTCATGCGACCGGTGGGCGGCTGGGTGCTGGGCATCTTTTCCGACCGCTACGGCCGCAAAGCCGCGCTGGGCCTGACGATTTTGATGATGGCGGGCGGTTCGCTCATCATCGCCATCACCCCCACCTACGCCACCATCGGCCTGGCTGCCCCGCTGTTGCTGACCGCCGCGCGCCTCTTGCAAGGTTTGTCGCTGGGCGGAGAGTATGCCTCGGCCACGACCTTTCTGGCTGAAATGGCGCCGCCGGAAAAGCGCGGTTTCTATTCCAGCTTTGTGTTTTTCAGCGCCGCCGTGGGCATCCTGGCCGCGTCCGCCGTGGGTTGGATCCTGACGTCCACGCTGACCAAGGCCGACATGGCCTCGTGGGGCTGGCGCATTCCGTTCCTGATCGGCGCCTTCGGTGGGCTGGCCGGCATGTGGATCCGCCGTTCGGTACCGGAAACGGAAGCGTTTTCGCACGCCAAGAAGACCGGCATCGAAAAGCAGCCGCTGCGCACGCTGCTGCGCGACCATCCGCGTGAAGTGCTGCGCATCGTGGGTTTCTCGGTGCTGACCACGTTTGCGTTCTACATCTTCGTGGCCTATGTGCCCACGTATGCCATCCGCCAGGTTGGCGCGGACCCCAAGACCGCGTTCGCCGCCAATACCGTGGCCTTGATCGTGTTCATGCTGGTGCAGCCGCTGTTCGGCATTTTGTCCGACCGCATCGGCCGCAAGCCGCAGCTGATCTTCTTTGCGGCCGGCTACCTGGTGTTCTTCTACCCGCTGATGACCACCCTGGGCCCGTCGTTTGGCTCGATCCTGGCGGTGGAACTGTTCGGCCTGGTGCTGTACGCCATGTACACGGCGATTGCGCCTGCCATCATGTCGGAACAATTTCCCACCAGCGTGCGCGCCGTCGGTATCGGCACGCCGTACAACCTGGTGGTGGCGCTGCTGGGCGGCACCACGCCTTACCTGCTGACTTGGTTGCAAAGCCGTGGCATGGAACGCTGGTTCTTCTATTACGTGCTGGCCGGCGCCGTGATCACGTTGATCACCTTCATCCGCATGCCTGAAACAAAGGGCCAGACGCTGAAATAGCCGCAACGCGCGCCCTGCAAACGCAATGGCTTTCCGGTCCGGACAGGACCGGAGAGCTTTTCCTTTTTGAAAGAGACCCATGCCCGCACAAGACCACACCGACCTGCATTTTCGAGACGCCCGCGAGCTGGCGCGCGCCATCCGTGAAGGCGAGCTGAGCGCCCGCCAGGTCACCACGCATTTCCTGGACCGCATCGAACGCGCCGCCCCGCTGGCCGCGTTTAGCGAAGTCACCGCCGAACGCGCGTTGGCGCAGGCCGACGCCGCCGACCGCCTGCGGGACGCCGGCCTGCTGCTGGGGCCCTTGCATGGCGTACCGGTGGCCGTCAAAGACAGCGTGCAGTGGCAGGGCATACCGACCACGGGCGGATCCGAAGCGCGGCGCGGCGTGATCAGCGGCGACACGTCGACCGCGGTGCGCAAGCTGGCAGCCGAGGGCATGGTGATTCTGGGCAAGACACGCATGACGGAATTCGCGTTCGGGCTGTCGGGGCAGAACCCCACCCAAGGCACGGCGCGCAACCCGTGGGACGCGAAGGTTGCGCGCGCGCCGGGCGGTTCGTCCAGCGGCGCGGGCGTGGCCATGGCGGCGGGGCTGACGGCCATTGCGCTGGGCGGGGACACCGGCGGTTCGGTGCGCGCGCCAGCTGCGCTGAACGGCGTGGTGGGCTTCAAGCCGTCTTCGGGCCTGATCAGCCGCGCGGGCTGCCTGCCGCTGTCGGACACACTGGACGTGTTGGGGCCGCTGGCCCGCAACGTGGCGGACGCGCGCCTGTTGACGCAATTGCTGGCCGGGCCGGACGTGGACGATGCCGCCACCTTGGCGTTGCCCGCGTCCTGCGTGACCGCGCTGCGCCACCCCGCGCCACGCCGGCCCGCCGCCGTTGCCGTGCTGACCCCGCAAGCGTGGCCCACGCCGCTGTCGGACGCCGGCCTGGATGCGTGGCATCGGGCCCAAGAGCGACTGGCGCAAGCGGGCATTGCGCCCACCGCCTGGCATCCGCCCGCGTCGCTGTCCTTTGCGCGCATGGCCGATGACAACTCGCTGGTGCTGGCGTACGAGGCCTATGCCTATTACGGCGCGCTGGCCGAAAACCCCGCCGCGCCGTTGTGGGACGTGGTGCGGGCACGCATCGCGGCGGGCGGCCGCATTGCGCGGGCGGACTACGAAGCCGCGCTGACCCGGCGCCAGGCCGACATGGCCGCCTTCGCCGCCGCCATGCAGGGGCTGGACGGGCTGTTGATGCCCGCGTGCGATCAGGCGGCGCAAGCGCTGGACGCCGAAGACGTACGCCACGTGGGCTTGGGCAAGCTGCTGCGCCCCGCCAACTTCCTGGGCGCGGCAGCCATCGCGCTGCCGGCGGGTGCGGACCCTGAAGGCATGCCGATGGCCGTGCAGTTGCTGGCCCCCGCCGGTGGCGATGCCGCCTTGCTGGACTGCGCGGCGGTGCTGGAGCCGGTGCTGTCGCCGACCCGGCGCACGCCGGACCTGTCGGCGTGGGGGCTGTAGGATCACGGGGCGCGCGCGTAACGTCGCGACGCAGCAACGCAGCAACGCAGCAACGCAGCAACGCAGCAACGCAGCAACGCAGCAACGCAGCAACGCAGCAACGCAAAAAAATGCCCCCGCCGGAGTCCGGCGGGGGCATTTTTTGTTCAGGACCGGGCGTTGAAAGCCGGCTGGCTGAACGAAGGTAAAAGGAGGCGGCAGCTAACAGGCCCGCAATAGAAGTCCGCAGACTGGAGCCGACCGACAGAAACCGCCCCGACTGCCGTCGCTTACAGCGCCTTCTTCAGTTCCTGGACCTTGTCCGTGGCCTCCCACGAGAATTCCGGCTCGGAACGGCCGAAGTGGCCGTACGCGGCGGTCTTCGCGTAGATCGGGCGCAGCAGATCCAGCATGTTGACGATGCCCTTGGGACGCAAGTCGAAGTGTTCGCGCACCAGCTTGGCGATCTGGTCGTCGGGGATGACGCCCGTGCCTTCGGTGTAGACGGTGATGTTGATCGGTTCGGCCACGCCGATGGCGTAGCTGACCTGCACCTGGCACTGGCGCGCCAGGCCGGCGGCCACGATGTTCTTGGCCACGTACCGCGCGGCGTAGGCGGCCGAACGGTCGACCTTGGACGGATCCTTGCCCGAGAACGCGCCACCACCGTGCGGGCATGCGCCGCCGTAGGTGTCGACGATGATCTTGCGGCCGGTCAGGCCGCAATCGCCTTGCGGGCCGCCGATGACGAAGCGGCCGGTCGGGTTGACCAGGAACTTGGTTTGCGGCGTGATCAGGCCTTCGGGGAAGCTCGGCTTGATGATGTCTTCAATCACCGCTTCGCGGATGGTTTCTTGCGTGACTTCCGGCGCGTGCTGGGTCGACAGCACCACGGTATCGACTTCAGCCGGGCGGCCGTCGATATAGCGGAACGTGACCTGCGACTTGGCGTCCGGGCGCAGCCACGGCAGGCGGCCGTCCTTGCGCAGTTCGCTCTGGCGCTGCACCAGGCGGTGCGCGTACCAGATCGGGGCCGGCATCAGGTCGGGCGTTTCGTCGCAGGCATAGCCGAACATCAGGCCCTGGTCGCCCGCGCCCTGGTTCAGATAGTCTTCCGAGCTGCGGTCCACGCCCTGGGCGATGTCCGGCGATTGCTTGTCGTAAGCAACCAGCACGGCGCAACCCTTGTAGTCGATACCGTATTCGGTGTTGTCGTAGCCGATGCGGC
Coding sequences:
- a CDS encoding zinc-binding dehydrogenase, whose product is MKAIVLREHGGNDKLRLETEFPDPVAGPDDVVIRVRASSLNYHDVFTRRGMPGIKLPFPVIIGLDVAGEVVQTGQNVHDWKAGDRVLVDPIDRVDGGLVGETIHGGLAELCRVPAHQLIRLPDEVSFEQAAALPVAYGTALRMMNRIGQIQAGEKVLILGASGGVGVCAVQLAKLAGAEVIACVGTPEKGEALRALGADHIILYTEEDFLKAVQERFGRPARRRGAKSGGVDVVVNFTGGDTWVKSLRCLRLGGRLLTCGATAGFDPKEDLRYIWTFELQIRGSNGWDRDDLHELLELVRSGRLHVQVDRTWPLAQGAQALASLEDRKIVGKVLVTS
- a CDS encoding PaaI family thioesterase codes for the protein MSAVLNASQIQAKFDDSPFIAWLGLSVSAVDHERGELTVLAPMRPEFERGAASGQWHGGPLAAVIDTVGDFAVGMLLGRGLPTINFRVDYLRPAINTGLTAVARVRRNGRSVGVADVDLYNDQGALVAIGRATYATLSQG
- a CDS encoding ABC transporter substrate-binding protein, which translates into the protein MTQAPRLGRRAFLTRTAASGLAASALGAVPRTLLAATAQAGTDAGPPRKGGTLVASWGGLEPQALFVPGGGGSSPFQTSTKILERLLKLDADLKFQPALALSVTPAADFRSYTIKLREGVTWHDGTPFTSADVVYNVLQHWKPISAGIALKSLADATAPDAHTVVLTFNAPVPEFFLKSTLSGQYQLLVPKHLYDGKDLITNPLNNTPIGTGPWKYGKWVRGSHVEYLRNDQYWKPGEPNLDKLIIRWWSDPASRGAALETGELGLAYSNPVPARDIDRLVKTGKVVVDTRGYQNTAWTVTVEFNQRRDIVNRREVRQAILHAIDRQFIVDTIYYGRGKPAIAPVFSSNPLFYTEDVPRYPFDPKKAAALLDAAGLPVKDGKRFTVNLVAAAWFEENAKLGQYLKQALEDVGIAVKLDSVDRATALKRIYGDYDYDIAVANFTSPLELVPTVTQFFTTDGIVKGAAFRNATGYSSPEMDAVVAKLAVETAPEARKALAAQFARLASTDVPLVPLVEIQSFTLAGKNVRNFTTGANVQGETLADVWLQA
- a CDS encoding ABC transporter permease, with translation MPLRLILRRLLQAVPLLLGVVVLNFALIQSVPGTFLDVMTAEQQVTDPALIERLRVTYGLDRPPTVQLLKYIGSVASLDFGYSYRHNLPVLDVILAHLPATLVLMLASIAIAVLVGMAAGIVSAIKVNTWWDSAVSAFAVLCFAAPSFWLGIMLIILFSVKLGWFPVGGMVTIGLDGGWWTQALDVLHHLALPAIALGLFYSAAYARVMRASMLEVSRMDYVRTAHAKGLTRTAVVLRHILRNAMLPIVTLLGLQLGAVLGGSIVVEAVFSWPGIGGVLFDSVMSRNYPVVLGILVLSSFVVVVANIIVDLLYTRMDPRIKAA
- a CDS encoding ABC transporter permease gives rise to the protein MCTSPAFSAVPATRLAPPPASFAARFMRNRGAVAGAIVLLLVALLAAGAGWLYPTNPLRIVAVPEIWPFESWRYPLGTDSMGRDIAALIAHGARATLLIGLVAAAAATLIGVSIGAAAAWFGGWVDEALMRVTELFQIVPNVVFVLTVVSILGPHIEAITLAVGLVSWPPIARLTRAEFLSFKEREFVQACRAVGMNPLRIVAGEILPNALPPVIVMSSLVVAGAILYESVVSFLGLGDPNIASWGRLVGEGRSLIRSSWYICAVPGVAIMLAVLSLNLVGDGLNDALNPKLHKQ
- a CDS encoding class I adenylate-forming enzyme family protein, encoding MTHTLNNLGDLTDPSVPADLPAIVDLRTSDAPVHYSHGQIRERAGGVAAWLTARGLPAGSRIAIAALNRAEYLIAYFGIMRAGFVAVPINIKQTQENIDYVIRDADIALAFVDTARRASFENTVPVLDFDDPGPEGFAAQIQPAHFASVTPASEDVAQMLYTSGSTGKPKGVPLTHAGQLWALAATSGAAPRRERQERYLLAQPLFHMNGLFMAKRAFASNSLLVIQPAFDVSAYADALERYRITVLTAVPTMFARLVKEPGLLRDRDLSALGRVMLGSAPMTVALYQRIQEALPQATITHGYGTTEAGPAVFGPHPAGLPTPPLSVGHPLDPSQVRLADGPSADEGVLLMSNPAVLSGYHNLPEKSAQVLQDGWYYSGDVMRRDADGFYYFVGRADDMFVCGGENIYPVEVEKLLELHPDVRQSCVVPLADEERGQIPVAFVVRRDGSALDADGLKQHALANGPAYQHPRRIRFVSELPWAGTNKVDRNALLLQARQLEAHQAWTSYETEAA
- a CDS encoding SDR family oxidoreductase, producing MSQNQTPDSLVGKTALVTGASRGIGRAIALALGKRGAHVAVHYNAAGDAAIEVAGLIQREGGHAWTLQADLSQADGATTLARDLRRTLLERNGVDGLDILVNNAGVGLRALLADVAPQDFDRVLQVNLKSPFFLIQQTLPFLRDNGRIINISSMGTRAAYPEMSVYAPAKAGLEALSLLLAQQLGERGITVNAVLPGATSTDLNPRARDPELSRVIAKSVALGRVGQPEDIADIVAFLASDQGRWITGQRIDATGGQRL
- a CDS encoding Lrp/AsnC family transcriptional regulator; the encoded protein is MNIVTSSKGKPLMPALDDTDLACLIALQADPRASWRELGAATGIAERTVARRIRRLMDADALRVIAEPDPLVMGQGVVLHAWVRCRSGRVPEVAEQLARLDISQLVVTLAGTADLMAELTLGDAADMPDVVTRVLPSIDGVEHVEARLVLRPFRRAGQWRIQAQPDAVPDAPQAQPPAALSDAESRMVAHLMRDGRASLAELAEQAGVSEPTAQRLLSHLVERRALSFRVEVEPALVGFPVEAVISVQVRPQAVDAMAAHLALDPHTRCLFGTSGASQLFWHVLCRDSLHLWEVTTRRLGELDGVLNSEVGVVMRAHKRCGIVRAGARLASNGDGGD
- a CDS encoding MFS transporter, producing MSSPSATLRSKQGVSAAPAAALAAAPISRSRTILAGSVGNAVEWFDWTIYASFAIFFSGQFFPEGNETTALLATFGIFAVGFFMRPVGGWVLGIFSDRYGRKAALGLTILMMAGGSLIIAITPTYATIGLAAPLLLTAARLLQGLSLGGEYASATTFLAEMAPPEKRGFYSSFVFFSAAVGILAASAVGWILTSTLTKADMASWGWRIPFLIGAFGGLAGMWIRRSVPETEAFSHAKKTGIEKQPLRTLLRDHPREVLRIVGFSVLTTFAFYIFVAYVPTYAIRQVGADPKTAFAANTVALIVFMLVQPLFGILSDRIGRKPQLIFFAAGYLVFFYPLMTTLGPSFGSILAVELFGLVLYAMYTAIAPAIMSEQFPTSVRAVGIGTPYNLVVALLGGTTPYLLTWLQSRGMERWFFYYVLAGAVITLITFIRMPETKGQTLK